In the genome of Desulfofarcimen acetoxidans DSM 771, one region contains:
- a CDS encoding efflux RND transporter periplasmic adaptor subunit, with the protein MKKKLFIVLTILLILSGAITTVLHKEKQVAALSKPETAPYVFNGVKAYKGSMTNYLSFQGEFQSDNEAQVKTKLTGNILSILEEGTTFKKGDVLVKLDDREIADGINVLEFNKAALINEMEGLQTIVSAQKIQMENALKNYERNKTLFQSGALSGQALDNAQNLYQQAQSSYQDINTKLNVYQQKINSLNSQISQQKNLLSYTTILAPFDGVVAKKLLNTGELAGSTSPILQISGLGGYKVMVKVPVQVAAQINLQDDTLLTYGEQVVRAQIDKVLPAGENNLSVIELRLPNNTFQVPVHTFLQVQIPTGAQQNGIIIPVEAKFKNADNNTFAVKEVNGLAVIIPVKVLVENNQNACVEGNIQSGDTLVIGYESKLLNLPANTRIKVVLKNDNK; encoded by the coding sequence ATGAAAAAAAAGCTGTTCATAGTATTAACCATACTCTTAATCTTATCAGGGGCAATAACGACAGTTCTGCATAAAGAAAAACAAGTTGCCGCATTATCAAAACCGGAAACTGCTCCCTATGTTTTTAACGGTGTAAAAGCCTATAAAGGCAGTATGACCAATTACCTATCATTTCAGGGAGAGTTTCAGTCCGACAATGAGGCGCAAGTTAAAACAAAGCTAACCGGTAATATTCTGTCTATACTTGAGGAAGGTACAACATTTAAAAAAGGAGACGTCCTGGTAAAACTGGATGATCGGGAAATTGCTGACGGTATAAATGTGCTTGAATTCAATAAAGCAGCCCTAATCAATGAAATGGAAGGACTGCAAACTATAGTGAGCGCCCAAAAAATACAAATGGAAAATGCTCTAAAAAACTATGAGCGCAACAAAACTCTGTTTCAGAGTGGCGCATTGTCTGGACAAGCTCTGGACAATGCCCAAAATTTATACCAGCAGGCACAGTCAAGCTATCAGGATATCAACACAAAACTAAATGTCTACCAGCAAAAGATCAATTCCCTGAACAGCCAGATCAGCCAGCAAAAAAATTTATTAAGTTATACCACTATATTGGCTCCCTTTGATGGGGTAGTAGCCAAAAAATTATTGAATACCGGAGAGCTTGCCGGCTCAACCTCTCCCATACTACAAATAAGCGGGTTGGGTGGATACAAAGTGATGGTTAAAGTGCCGGTGCAGGTGGCTGCTCAAATAAACCTTCAGGATGATACTCTGCTTACCTACGGGGAACAAGTCGTCAGAGCACAGATAGACAAGGTTCTTCCGGCAGGAGAAAATAACCTGTCCGTTATTGAGTTAAGACTGCCGAACAATACTTTTCAAGTACCTGTGCACACTTTTTTACAGGTACAAATACCAACCGGTGCCCAACAAAACGGTATAATTATACCGGTGGAGGCCAAATTTAAAAATGCTGACAATAACACTTTTGCAGTCAAAGAAGTAAACGGGTTAGCTGTGATAATTCCGGTCAAAGTACTGGTAGAAAATAATCAAAATGCTTGTGTAGAGGGGAATATACAGTCAGGGGACACTTTAGTCATCGGCTATGAAAGCAAGCTGCTGAACCTTCCCGCGAATACCAGGATAAAGGTCGTGTTGAAAAATGATAATAAGTAA
- a CDS encoding quaternary amine ABC transporter ATP-binding protein: MSKIIVQDIIKIFGDHPEQALKLLKQNVSKKEILKKTKQTIGVYNVNFEVGTGEIFVLMGLSGSGKSTLLRLLNRLIEPTRGKVYIDGENVTAVDDEKLREIRRKKIGMVFQRFALFPHRTILENVAYGLEIQGMGKEERAKKARETLKLVGLSGWEDSYPGQLSGGMQQRVGLARALASDPDILLMDEAFSALDPLIRKEMQDELLSLQEQMNKTIIFVTHDLDEALKIGDRIALMNDGTIVQIGTPEEILTNPANEYVEKFVEDVDMTKVLTAEGVMKRPDVIVRLKDGPRSALRLMRENGISSIFVVGKDRKLVGLVVADDALKATQEKRDFSNIIIEDVPTVAPDTPINDLMSLVAESKYPIAVINEDRRLLGIIVRGAVLAGLVRRGGDDNVA; the protein is encoded by the coding sequence ATGTCCAAAATAATAGTACAAGACATAATAAAAATATTCGGTGACCATCCGGAACAGGCACTTAAGCTTTTAAAACAAAATGTTTCAAAAAAAGAAATATTAAAAAAGACCAAACAAACTATAGGTGTCTATAATGTGAATTTCGAGGTAGGAACTGGAGAAATCTTTGTCCTTATGGGGTTGTCCGGCAGTGGAAAATCGACTTTACTTCGCCTGTTAAATAGACTAATTGAACCTACCAGGGGGAAAGTCTATATTGATGGAGAAAATGTCACAGCAGTTGATGATGAAAAACTCAGAGAGATTAGGCGTAAAAAAATTGGTATGGTGTTTCAACGTTTTGCTCTCTTCCCTCACCGAACTATTTTAGAAAACGTTGCTTACGGCCTGGAAATACAAGGTATGGGGAAAGAGGAAAGGGCTAAAAAAGCTAGGGAAACACTGAAACTAGTTGGCCTAAGTGGATGGGAAGACAGTTATCCCGGGCAACTTAGTGGCGGCATGCAGCAGCGAGTAGGGTTAGCTCGTGCTTTAGCCAGCGACCCTGATATTTTGCTTATGGACGAGGCTTTTAGTGCGTTAGACCCTCTAATTCGTAAGGAAATGCAAGATGAATTGCTTTCTCTTCAAGAGCAAATGAACAAAACCATAATTTTTGTAACGCATGACCTTGACGAGGCATTAAAAATAGGGGACAGGATAGCGCTTATGAATGATGGAACTATTGTCCAAATTGGTACTCCTGAAGAGATATTAACAAATCCGGCAAATGAATATGTGGAAAAGTTTGTTGAAGATGTAGATATGACCAAAGTTTTAACGGCTGAAGGAGTAATGAAGCGCCCGGATGTAATCGTACGTCTTAAAGACGGTCCAAGATCCGCATTACGGCTAATGCGCGAAAATGGTATATCCAGCATTTTTGTAGTTGGTAAAGACAGGAAACTGGTCGGTTTAGTAGTTGCTGATGATGCGCTAAAAGCTACTCAGGAGAAGAGGGATTTTAGTAATATTATTATTGAAGATGTGCCAACTGTTGCTCCTGATACACCCATTAATGATTTAATGTCGTTGGTGGCAGAATCAAAATATCCTATTGCCGTAATAAATGAAGATAGACGCTTGCTTGGCATAATTGTACGGGGTGCTGTTCTGGCCGGGTTGGTTAGAAGAGGTGGTGATGATAATGTTGCCTAA
- a CDS encoding TetR/AcrR family transcriptional regulator encodes MRLTSQERKKQIINATLKLAAQKGISRITTAEIAKEVGLSEGAIFKHYPNKQEIIRAVVEMVQDSIIGKAHRVDSSPLTAREKLKELLRFHLSFLGQNPGIPRVIFSEQMLLADKELKENMRNFLKLEYLQIIKNIFEQGVAEDVFRGDLDREMIILNYVGLIQSSCYNWSLEDYTWDITESWQKIYNYLIAVWGKV; translated from the coding sequence TTGAGATTAACCTCCCAAGAGCGCAAAAAACAGATTATTAACGCTACTCTAAAATTAGCTGCTCAAAAGGGTATCAGTCGGATTACTACAGCTGAGATAGCCAAGGAGGTTGGTTTATCAGAGGGTGCAATTTTCAAACATTATCCAAATAAGCAGGAAATAATTCGTGCTGTAGTTGAGATGGTTCAGGATTCTATAATAGGGAAAGCCCACCGGGTGGATTCTTCCCCTCTGACAGCCAGGGAAAAGTTAAAGGAATTATTACGCTTTCACCTGTCTTTTCTGGGACAAAACCCTGGCATACCAAGGGTTATATTTTCCGAACAAATGTTACTGGCTGATAAAGAGCTAAAAGAGAATATGAGAAATTTCTTAAAGCTGGAGTATTTACAGATTATAAAAAATATTTTTGAGCAGGGTGTTGCCGAGGACGTCTTTAGGGGAGATTTAGATCGGGAAATGATTATTTTGAACTACGTCGGGTTAATTCAGAGCAGTTGCTATAACTGGTCCTTGGAGGATTACACCTGGGATATTACTGAGTCATGGCAGAAGATTTATAATTACCTTATAGCTGTGTGGGGAAAAGTTTAA
- a CDS encoding glycine betaine ABC transporter substrate-binding protein, which yields MRKIFKLLGIVGMLIALSTLLFGCGSSDSKDGQRNVSVKEKFNGEIIGIEPGAGLMKKTEQAIKDYGLDFTLRDSSSAGMSATLANKIKNKEWVIVTGWTPHWKWAAYDLKYLEDPKKVFGEEEHISTIARKGLAEDKPEAYKILDNFHWTPDDMQTVMLDVHEGMSPDDAAKKWIAAHRDKVVEWTKDVDKSAAAGKTVKLGYVEWDSEIASTHVVKNVMQDLGFKAEATPVDNAIMWQGVSQGSFDAMVSAWLPGTHGDLYDKVKDTIDNLGPNLEGAKIGLVVPDYVTINSIEELK from the coding sequence GTGCGAAAGATTTTTAAGTTATTAGGTATTGTTGGTATGCTGATTGCGTTAAGTACATTACTCTTTGGTTGCGGCAGTAGTGACTCCAAAGATGGTCAAAGAAATGTCAGTGTTAAAGAAAAATTTAATGGTGAGATTATTGGTATCGAGCCTGGTGCCGGTTTGATGAAGAAAACTGAACAAGCTATTAAGGATTATGGTCTTGATTTTACTCTTCGTGATAGCAGTAGTGCAGGTATGTCTGCTACTCTAGCCAATAAAATTAAGAATAAGGAATGGGTTATAGTAACTGGTTGGACACCACACTGGAAATGGGCAGCTTATGATTTAAAATATCTTGAAGATCCTAAAAAAGTTTTTGGTGAAGAGGAACATATTTCGACTATTGCACGTAAAGGATTAGCAGAAGATAAGCCGGAAGCTTATAAAATATTGGACAATTTTCACTGGACCCCAGATGATATGCAGACTGTTATGTTAGATGTTCATGAGGGTATGAGTCCGGACGATGCTGCTAAGAAGTGGATTGCTGCGCACCGGGATAAAGTTGTTGAATGGACTAAAGATGTAGATAAGTCTGCTGCTGCAGGAAAAACAGTTAAGTTAGGTTATGTTGAGTGGGATTCTGAAATTGCCAGTACACATGTTGTTAAAAATGTAATGCAGGACTTAGGATTCAAAGCTGAAGCTACTCCGGTAGATAATGCAATAATGTGGCAAGGCGTATCACAGGGTAGTTTTGATGCTATGGTATCAGCATGGTTACCAGGTACTCATGGAGATCTCTATGATAAAGTAAAGGATACAATTGACAACCTTGGTCCAAACTTGGAAGGAGCAAAAATTGGTCTTGTAGTTCCAGACTATGTGACTATTAACTCAATAGAAGAATTAAAATAA
- a CDS encoding TrkH family potassium uptake protein — translation MAYLKSTRLNFNKRFSLTPVQLMVLGYFLFTIIGAMLLISPFSLNTGKQLNLIDAFFTATSAVSVTGLTVVSTPDTFSLTGRIILSFLLQFGGIGIMVLGTLVYILSGTKIHLRTYAMIRIEQNQTSIHGMVSLMLFILKVAVIFEILGAIILTSRFFINYHMPFSDALGMGIFYSISGFTNAGFDLFGHGLQNFQQDYLIQSVISILLLSGAIGFPVLLEAHSYYLSLRKKTRFTFSLYTKVTTMTFLILLFLGFIFVLLSELHGPLANMSWQEKVSVAFFHSLNTRSGGFSTIDINVFSTPTLLFLSLLMFIGASPSSCGGGIRTTTFAINLISVFSYMRGRNSVKIMNRELYPEDILRSFMVSFFAAMLVILSVIFLMETENFASREILFEVCSAFGTTGLSTGIATNLSVTGKLIIIFLMFVGRVGILSLLMLLHNHRLRDKYHIIKERIIVG, via the coding sequence TTGGCTTACTTGAAATCAACTCGGTTAAACTTTAATAAAAGATTTTCCTTGACACCAGTTCAACTAATGGTTTTAGGGTATTTTTTATTTACTATTATAGGAGCCATGCTTTTAATTTCACCTTTTTCCCTAAATACAGGTAAACAATTAAATTTAATTGACGCTTTTTTTACTGCTACCAGTGCCGTTAGTGTAACAGGACTGACCGTTGTTAGTACCCCCGACACTTTTAGCTTAACGGGTAGGATAATACTGTCATTTTTATTGCAATTTGGCGGTATCGGGATTATGGTACTTGGTACTTTGGTTTATATACTAAGTGGAACAAAAATACATTTACGGACTTATGCGATGATTCGGATTGAGCAGAATCAAACATCAATACATGGCATGGTTTCTCTTATGCTTTTCATACTCAAAGTTGCTGTTATATTCGAAATTTTAGGCGCAATTATCCTAACCTCCCGCTTTTTTATAAACTATCATATGCCCTTCTCAGATGCTCTAGGTATGGGCATATTTTACAGTATCTCCGGTTTTACTAACGCAGGCTTTGACTTGTTTGGGCATGGCTTACAAAATTTTCAGCAGGACTATTTAATACAAAGTGTTATTAGTATCTTACTGCTGTCAGGCGCTATTGGTTTTCCTGTTTTGTTGGAAGCCCACTCTTACTATTTATCCTTACGAAAAAAAACTCGATTTACTTTTTCCCTTTACACAAAAGTTACAACTATGACTTTTCTGATATTATTGTTTTTAGGCTTTATTTTTGTATTATTGTCCGAACTACACGGCCCCCTTGCTAATATGTCCTGGCAAGAAAAAGTTTCAGTAGCTTTTTTTCATTCTCTGAATACGCGCAGCGGGGGCTTCAGTACCATTGATATAAATGTTTTCTCTACACCAACTTTACTGTTTTTATCTTTGCTAATGTTCATAGGTGCCTCTCCCAGTAGCTGCGGGGGTGGAATCCGTACTACAACTTTTGCAATAAACCTAATTAGTGTATTTTCCTATATGCGAGGCAGAAATAGCGTTAAAATAATGAATCGTGAATTATATCCGGAGGACATTCTAAGGTCATTCATGGTCTCTTTTTTTGCGGCCATGCTTGTGATCCTATCAGTAATATTTTTGATGGAGACAGAGAACTTTGCTTCAAGGGAAATATTGTTTGAAGTATGTTCAGCTTTCGGTACTACCGGACTGTCCACTGGTATTGCAACGAATTTAAGCGTTACGGGAAAATTGATAATTATTTTCTTAATGTTTGTAGGTCGTGTGGGTATCTTGTCATTGTTAATGCTGCTGCATAATCATCGGTTAAGAGATAAGTATCATATTATAAAAGAAAGGATTATAGTTGGATAA
- a CDS encoding potassium channel family protein → MFKVKKKSIIVIGIGRFGRGVIEGLFERGHDILAIDRDEAALDDVRDMIVSGTILDVEDDEELSRIIGKNNFEEAVVAMGNDFEGTLIATHVLKEAGISVSVKAASERRGIVLKKMGADRVVFPERDMGRRLAHLISNDAIIDLLELPQGFVVEQMEVGVRFTERTFVEMNIPKRFAVYVLLIYRDNQSILPQANTRLKKGDEIIIFGQRDKLELFELENLRDDK, encoded by the coding sequence TTGTTTAAAGTCAAAAAAAAATCTATTATCGTTATAGGGATTGGCAGATTTGGTCGTGGAGTGATCGAAGGCCTTTTTGAAAGGGGTCATGATATATTAGCCATAGATAGAGATGAGGCAGCTTTAGATGATGTGCGTGATATGATAGTTTCTGGCACTATTTTAGATGTGGAAGATGACGAAGAATTAAGCCGGATTATCGGAAAGAACAATTTTGAAGAAGCGGTGGTTGCAATGGGTAATGATTTTGAAGGAACACTTATTGCCACCCATGTACTGAAAGAGGCTGGGATTTCAGTTTCCGTCAAAGCTGCCAGCGAAAGAAGAGGGATTGTGCTTAAAAAAATGGGTGCAGACCGAGTCGTTTTTCCTGAAAGAGATATGGGTCGAAGGTTAGCCCATCTTATTTCTAACGATGCGATTATTGATCTCTTAGAGTTACCACAAGGGTTTGTAGTAGAGCAGATGGAAGTGGGTGTCAGGTTTACCGAACGAACCTTTGTTGAAATGAATATTCCCAAAAGGTTTGCCGTATATGTCCTGTTAATTTACCGTGACAACCAATCTATACTACCTCAGGCAAATACTCGACTTAAAAAGGGAGATGAGATTATCATTTTTGGTCAGAGAGATAAACTGGAATTATTTGAATTGGAAAACCTTAGGGATGATAAATAA
- a CDS encoding glycine betaine ABC transporter substrate-binding protein yields the protein MTVSYNRTGGVISPGILITGWTPHWKWAAYDLKYLEDPKKVFGEEEHISTIARKGLAEDKPEAYKILDNFHWTLDDMQTVMLDVHEGMSSDDAAKKWIAAHRDKVVEWTKDVDKSAAA from the coding sequence ATGACGGTTTCCTACAACCGGACAGGTGGTGTAATATCGCCCGGAATACTCATAACTGGTTGGACACCACACTGGAAATGGGCAGCTTATGATTTAAAATATCTTGAAGATCCTAAAAAAGTTTTTGGTGAAGAGGAACATATTTCGACTATTGCACGTAAAGGATTAGCAGAAGATAAGCCGGAAGCTTATAAAATATTGGACAATTTCCACTGGACTCTGGATGATATGCAGACTGTTATGTTAGATGTTCATGAGGGTATGAGTTCGGACGATGCTGCTAAAAAGTGGATTGCTGCGCACCGGGATAAAGTTGTTGAATGGACTAAAGATGTAGATAAGTCTGCTGCTGCATGA
- a CDS encoding ABC transporter permease, whose translation MLPKIPIGDWIESVVEIIGNYFGPLFDIITGVINFLVGSLYELFIITPAPIFIVLVMAFIWVISKRIVLSIGSGLGLLLIYNLQLWVPSMETLALVLSATFFALIISFPIGILTARSGVFHKAVMPVLDLMQTMPPFVYLVPAVIFFQIGNVPGLIATIIFAMPPVIRLTGLGIRQVPVELIEAAEAFGSTPGQKLVKVQIPLALPTIMAGVNQCILLALSMVVIAAMIGAGGLGSVVLRGIQRLQVGVGFEGGLAIVIIAIILDRITQSLSKKNKT comes from the coding sequence ATGTTGCCTAAAATCCCTATTGGGGATTGGATTGAGTCAGTTGTTGAAATTATAGGTAATTACTTTGGTCCCCTTTTTGATATTATTACGGGCGTGATAAATTTTTTGGTAGGGAGTCTATATGAATTATTTATTATAACACCTGCGCCTATTTTCATAGTTTTAGTTATGGCTTTTATTTGGGTGATTAGTAAAAGAATTGTCTTATCAATAGGTTCTGGCCTAGGATTATTACTAATTTATAATTTGCAGCTATGGGTACCTTCAATGGAAACTCTGGCGCTGGTTTTGTCAGCAACATTTTTTGCATTGATTATAAGTTTTCCTATCGGCATACTTACAGCCAGAAGCGGTGTTTTTCATAAAGCTGTTATGCCGGTTCTAGATTTAATGCAAACTATGCCGCCTTTTGTATATCTTGTTCCCGCAGTTATTTTCTTTCAGATAGGAAATGTTCCAGGGTTAATTGCTACTATTATATTTGCTATGCCCCCTGTAATTCGCTTAACCGGGCTAGGGATTAGACAAGTTCCGGTTGAGTTGATTGAAGCAGCCGAAGCTTTTGGCTCCACACCGGGCCAAAAACTAGTTAAGGTTCAGATTCCTTTAGCACTTCCTACCATTATGGCCGGGGTTAACCAGTGTATTTTATTAGCTCTATCCATGGTAGTAATTGCCGCCATGATTGGAGCCGGAGGTCTCGGAAGTGTGGTTTTAAGAGGTATTCAAAGATTACAAGTTGGTGTAGGCTTTGAGGGTGGTTTGGCTATAGTTATAATCGCCATAATTTTAGACCGGATAACTCAAAGTTTAAGCAAAAAAAATAAAACATAA
- a CDS encoding IS1634 family transposase, with protein MDLQPILEQLAKLPPEALMKIMPELKVEVPKANPSGAVLIGVFLARSLGIGKIIDDFIDEEYVTYEHLREERSNGSNCRVSTGLACEIMIGDMLGRNKDLTRLYKFEEACENWQVETILGIPAKKFNDDKMGRALDTLNSNAKYMANVLQDVVLSASKRFDIPLNTFYNDTSSVPVYGDMENNDKVQYGYGGMPGLKQLILNLTISAGASLPVTSTIDPGNVQGGTTFERSFEKVKEITDGQEFEMIIDRGILTQDNMHLMLANSNKKALFIGPLKDELSKNWVLEQLNNTEKDDFVSIEYRSKKEIERNLPKHYEAFETEYTFKIEIDPLSKDKKDKKRRKKGERKFVIHTIRAIIYCDLNKKPKEEERRQKRITSTEDALVELNSKLNKRNLITKEACEKAVDNIFKGQPEMRRLFNVEIGLNQHDALVMSWSKDEAIIPELEKTDGIFVLLTNHDKEKVDANELLTRYRSRNDIEISFRFLKGSLDLQQVFLRNPERVDAYCFLKVLAMLVINLAAWLLARNYKKMSPQKLQKELGDLTISEQRLQPIGVRHWNGTNIPNSIDVLVNLFNLPHPLELIEIINSSINFSYYIEKWFNDNLKK; from the coding sequence ATGGACTTACAACCTATTTTAGAACAACTGGCCAAATTACCGCCTGAAGCGTTGATGAAGATAATGCCCGAATTAAAAGTAGAAGTTCCGAAGGCAAATCCCTCAGGTGCAGTACTCATCGGTGTTTTTTTAGCTAGAAGCCTTGGCATCGGTAAAATAATTGACGATTTTATTGATGAAGAATATGTTACTTATGAACATTTACGTGAAGAAAGATCCAATGGTTCTAATTGTCGGGTAAGCACTGGTCTAGCATGTGAAATAATGATAGGCGATATGCTTGGCAGAAATAAAGACCTTACCCGTTTATATAAATTTGAAGAAGCTTGTGAAAATTGGCAAGTTGAAACAATACTCGGTATACCGGCCAAAAAATTTAATGATGACAAAATGGGCAGAGCCCTTGATACTTTAAACTCAAATGCAAAATATATGGCTAATGTATTGCAAGATGTTGTTTTATCGGCATCCAAGAGATTTGATATTCCACTTAACACTTTTTACAACGATACATCTTCCGTTCCGGTCTATGGTGATATGGAAAATAACGATAAGGTTCAATATGGATACGGGGGCATGCCGGGTTTAAAACAATTAATCCTCAATCTTACTATATCCGCTGGTGCATCTTTGCCGGTAACATCCACAATTGATCCCGGTAATGTTCAAGGTGGCACTACTTTTGAGCGTTCATTTGAGAAGGTCAAGGAAATTACCGACGGCCAAGAATTTGAGATGATTATTGATCGTGGTATTCTGACCCAAGATAACATGCATTTGATGCTCGCCAATAGCAACAAAAAGGCGTTATTTATTGGCCCACTTAAGGACGAACTATCGAAAAATTGGGTTTTAGAGCAATTAAATAACACTGAAAAAGATGATTTTGTTTCTATTGAGTATCGCTCAAAAAAAGAAATAGAAAGAAATCTACCTAAACACTACGAGGCATTTGAGACAGAATATACATTTAAAATAGAAATTGATCCTCTCTCAAAAGATAAAAAGGATAAAAAGCGTCGTAAAAAAGGTGAGCGAAAATTTGTAATCCATACTATTAGGGCAATTATTTATTGTGATTTAAATAAAAAACCTAAGGAAGAAGAACGTCGTCAAAAACGTATAACCAGCACTGAAGATGCCTTAGTAGAACTCAATAGCAAGCTCAACAAACGCAACTTAATTACCAAGGAAGCCTGTGAAAAGGCGGTAGATAATATTTTCAAAGGGCAACCTGAAATGCGTAGGCTGTTCAATGTAGAAATTGGGCTAAATCAGCACGATGCTCTTGTTATGTCCTGGTCAAAAGATGAAGCAATAATTCCTGAACTAGAGAAAACTGACGGTATTTTTGTGCTTTTAACCAACCACGATAAAGAGAAAGTTGATGCTAACGAACTTCTCACCCGCTACCGGAGTAGGAACGATATTGAAATCAGTTTTAGATTTTTGAAGGGTTCCCTTGATTTACAACAGGTTTTCCTTCGTAATCCGGAAAGGGTTGATGCCTATTGCTTTTTAAAAGTATTGGCTATGCTCGTGATTAATTTAGCCGCCTGGTTATTGGCTAGAAATTACAAAAAAATGTCTCCCCAAAAATTACAGAAAGAACTTGGTGACCTAACTATATCAGAGCAAAGGTTGCAACCTATTGGTGTACGTCATTGGAATGGGACGAATATTCCTAATAGCATTGATGTATTGGTTAATCTGTTTAATTTACCCCATCCACTTGAGTTAATAGAGATCATTAATTCGTCAATAAATTTTTCGTATTATATTGAGAAATGGTTTAATGATAATTTAAAAAAATAA